One Oscillospiraceae bacterium DNA window includes the following coding sequences:
- a CDS encoding LCP family protein produces MGKRRVYSVKKVKKHRKITIICVVTICVCVLSVLFNINNTISKIHYMPTTASNKQISVSSSVPEGVKYHEDVLNVLLIGTDNRAGVEGSRSDTMILLSINRNTSKVVMTSFMRDIYLPIPGHGSNRLNAAYSFGGADLLMQTLEQNFKIPIDRYAQVDFSSFVDIIDHLGGIQVDVTEQELPILNQYVKEINTLQKKPAADGLLQHAGKNVTLSGKQALSYSRIRYVGNGDYQRTERQRTILMKVVEKMKSLNLVQLNETMNRLLPDISTNFTQNEVWSLVRSSLSIMKYKFVQDRIPIDGSQTSKTVNGMDVLQVDFDKNITELQGKIYG; encoded by the coding sequence ATGGGAAAACGCAGAGTTTATTCTGTCAAAAAGGTGAAAAAGCACAGGAAAATAACCATTATCTGTGTAGTGACGATTTGTGTTTGCGTGCTGTCAGTTCTTTTTAATATCAACAATACAATTTCAAAAATCCATTATATGCCGACAACTGCGTCAAACAAGCAAATATCTGTTTCGTCCTCTGTACCGGAGGGCGTCAAGTACCATGAGGATGTACTAAATGTTCTGCTGATTGGAACAGATAACCGGGCGGGTGTAGAGGGCAGCCGCTCAGATACAATGATTTTACTTTCTATTAACCGCAATACTTCAAAGGTAGTAATGACTTCCTTTATGCGCGATATTTATCTGCCAATACCGGGGCATGGAAGCAACCGCTTAAATGCGGCATATTCTTTTGGCGGCGCAGATCTATTGATGCAGACATTAGAGCAAAATTTTAAAATTCCGATTGACCGGTATGCACAGGTTGATTTCTCGTCCTTTGTAGATATTATAGATCATCTGGGCGGGATCCAGGTGGATGTAACAGAACAGGAATTGCCCATTTTAAATCAGTACGTCAAAGAAATCAATACTTTGCAAAAAAAGCCTGCGGCAGACGGGCTTTTGCAGCATGCAGGAAAGAACGTCACTTTAAGCGGGAAGCAGGCTCTTAGTTATTCTCGTATCCGCTATGTGGGGAACGGAGATTACCAGCGTACAGAGCGCCAGCGTACGATATTGATGAAAGTCGTGGAAAAAATGAAAAGCCTCAATTTGGTACAGCTCAATGAAACCATGAACCGCTTGCTTCCAGATATTAGCACAAATTTCACCCAGAATGAAGTTTGGTCGCTGGTTCGCTCTAGCCTTTCTATTATGAAGTACAAGTTTGTACAGGATAGGATTCCAATCGACGGCTCGCAAACAAGCAAAACTGTGAATGGAATGGATGTTCTGCAAGTTGACTTTGATAAGAACATCACAGAACTACAAGGAAAAATCTATGGATAG
- a CDS encoding sugar transferase gives MITRTKRKNQLYIYSFMKRMVDCIFSLLALILLSPLMLLAAIAIKMDTPGPVFFIQERVGKNKKRFRMYKFRSMCEDAEQRLQDFKEKNERDGPAFKLSDDPRITRVGKILRETCIDELPQLLNILKGDMSIVGPRPPLPEEVEQYSAYQCRRLEVKPGLTCYWQIHKGEVKTFDEWVNLDLRYIEERNLWVDLKLIFKTVAFVLHRRGEE, from the coding sequence ATGATTACACGGACAAAAAGAAAAAACCAATTATACATATATTCTTTTATGAAGAGAATGGTGGACTGCATTTTCAGCTTACTGGCACTTATTCTATTGTCCCCGCTGATGCTTCTTGCTGCCATTGCAATTAAAATGGATACCCCAGGCCCTGTCTTTTTTATACAGGAGCGGGTAGGGAAAAACAAAAAACGCTTTCGAATGTACAAATTTCGAAGTATGTGTGAGGATGCAGAGCAAAGGCTGCAGGATTTCAAAGAAAAAAATGAGCGGGATGGGCCGGCGTTTAAACTATCGGATGACCCGAGAATTACCAGAGTCGGAAAGATCCTTAGAGAGACCTGTATTGATGAGCTTCCTCAGCTGCTAAATATTTTAAAAGGGGATATGAGCATTGTCGGGCCGCGCCCACCGCTGCCCGAAGAAGTAGAACAGTATTCCGCGTATCAGTGTAGGCGCCTTGAGGTAAAACCAGGATTGACTTGCTATTGGCAGATTCATAAGGGTGAAGTAAAAACATTTGATGAGTGGGTCAACCTGGATTTACGGTACATAGAAGAACGAAACTTGTGGGTGGACTTAAAGCTGATTTTTAAAACGGTTGCTTTTGTTTTGCATCGCAGAGGTGAGGAATAA
- a CDS encoding Wzz/FepE/Etk N-terminal domain-containing protein, which translates to MKNEASEDMEIDLSRVLFALKRHIIWLLIGLLVGAVSVYAVSAYLVPKKYTSSVSLYVNNTKNTTSQQYSVQEADINASQKLVDTYIVILNDDQIMQEVADKLSQRLSVKELKQLIKMETVNNTEVLKISAETGNADFSAEICNTVAKVAPDVLKRVVKAGSVEVIGKATPAVNPSSPNVIRNTAIGAVIGLLIMIIAAIAAELLDRTVKGEADVKEHLDVPVLGEIPHIKKEDGK; encoded by the coding sequence ATGAAGAACGAAGCGAGCGAAGACATGGAAATTGACTTAAGCCGGGTGCTGTTTGCACTGAAACGCCATATCATCTGGCTTTTGATTGGACTTCTTGTCGGTGCAGTTAGCGTTTATGCTGTTTCCGCTTATCTGGTGCCGAAAAAGTATACGTCATCCGTTTCCCTGTATGTCAACAACACAAAAAATACGACTTCGCAACAATACAGTGTCCAGGAAGCGGATATTAACGCCTCACAAAAGTTGGTGGATACCTACATTGTTATTTTAAATGATGACCAAATTATGCAGGAAGTAGCTGACAAATTGAGCCAGCGTCTGTCCGTAAAAGAATTGAAGCAGCTGATCAAAATGGAAACAGTCAATAATACAGAGGTTCTGAAAATTTCCGCGGAAACAGGGAACGCAGACTTTTCTGCCGAAATCTGCAATACGGTTGCGAAAGTAGCACCGGATGTATTAAAACGAGTGGTGAAAGCAGGCTCGGTGGAGGTGATCGGAAAGGCTACACCGGCGGTCAACCCTTCTTCTCCAAATGTCATCCGCAACACAGCGATTGGCGCAGTGATAGGGCTGCTCATTATGATAATTGCAGCGATTGCCGCTGAACTGCTGGACCGGACCGTGAAAGGGGAAGCAGATGTGAAAGAACATTTGGACGTGCCTGTTTTAGGAGAAATCCCACACATTAAAAAGGAGGACGGAAAATGA
- a CDS encoding CpsD/CapB family tyrosine-protein kinase, whose product MKWNGKKSDLQYHALRLGDHTDFRTTEAYKMLRTNLLFTLASSKSNVVLFSSVEASVGKSVICANLAVSMIQNGATALIIDADMRKPVQHRIFQIPNRQGLSTLLSGQVQLSDVQYTSNSMSFSVITAGSIPPNPVELLGSQRMEDLLNTVSTQFDYVFVDLPPINILSDCLVLAWKTAGVVLVARQNQTTYDALQRAVESVKQAKGKVLGVVVNDVDDKHKPYGYKYGKRDGKYGAYDHYSQP is encoded by the coding sequence ATGAAATGGAATGGGAAAAAGTCGGATTTGCAGTACCATGCGCTTCGATTGGGAGACCATACTGACTTCCGCACGACGGAAGCCTATAAGATGCTTCGCACAAACCTCCTTTTTACATTAGCTTCCTCCAAAAGCAATGTCGTGCTTTTTTCAAGTGTAGAGGCTTCAGTGGGGAAATCCGTTATCTGTGCGAATTTAGCCGTTTCTATGATACAAAACGGAGCAACCGCTTTAATCATTGATGCAGATATGCGAAAGCCTGTGCAGCACCGCATCTTTCAAATCCCAAATCGGCAAGGGCTCTCTACACTTTTAAGCGGTCAAGTACAGTTGAGTGACGTGCAGTATACCAGTAACAGTATGTCCTTTTCCGTCATCACGGCAGGGTCAATTCCACCCAATCCGGTAGAGCTGCTCGGTTCTCAAAGAATGGAGGACCTGCTAAATACTGTTTCCACTCAATTTGACTATGTATTTGTTGATTTGCCACCCATTAATATCCTTTCAGACTGCCTTGTGCTTGCTTGGAAAACAGCCGGTGTCGTATTAGTCGCGAGGCAAAACCAAACGACATATGATGCCCTGCAGCGGGCCGTAGAGAGTGTTAAACAAGCCAAAGGGAAAGTGCTGGGTGTAGTTGTCAATGATGTTGATGATAAGCACAAGCCATATGGCTATAAATATGGAAAACGTGATGGCAAATATGGTGCGTACGATCACTATAGTCAGCCGTAA
- a CDS encoding capsular polysaccharide biosynthesis protein, producing MWTDFHLHVLPGIDDGAERENVSIKMLSILQQQQVDAVFATPHFYLHRQAVPDFVENRAKAYQTLSQNEQYAALPQVRLAAEVALEPGLSRQNCQPLCYEGLPAILLELPRAEYQPWIMEEIENIHYGFSVVPVLAHLERYLWYRPAVLRELLQIPEVIVQINAAAFATKDGIKLVKELYEADKPVLIGSDSHHCESRPPDFNIVNTVLQKRHYQVNHRFKSLASWLLDNQEWFLSK from the coding sequence ATGTGGACTGACTTCCATTTGCACGTCCTGCCAGGAATAGACGACGGCGCAGAAAGAGAAAATGTTTCTATTAAAATGCTTTCTATTTTGCAGCAGCAGCAGGTTGATGCTGTCTTTGCGACGCCTCATTTCTATTTGCATCGACAGGCGGTTCCTGATTTCGTCGAGAACCGCGCGAAAGCGTACCAAACGCTTTCCCAAAACGAACAGTATGCTGCGTTGCCGCAAGTGCGGTTAGCCGCTGAAGTTGCTTTGGAGCCCGGCCTTTCCCGCCAGAATTGTCAGCCTTTATGTTATGAAGGTTTGCCGGCAATCTTACTGGAATTGCCCCGCGCCGAATATCAGCCATGGATTATGGAAGAAATCGAAAATATCCACTACGGATTTTCTGTGGTACCGGTGTTGGCACATCTCGAAAGGTACCTCTGGTATCGCCCTGCTGTTTTACGGGAGCTACTTCAAATTCCGGAAGTCATTGTGCAAATAAATGCTGCCGCCTTTGCCACAAAAGACGGAATAAAATTGGTGAAGGAACTGTATGAAGCCGATAAGCCGGTTCTTATCGGCTCTGATTCACATCATTGTGAGAGCCGGCCGCCAGATTTTAATATTGTGAATACAGTTTTGCAAAAGAGGCATTATCAAGTCAACCATCGATTCAAGAGCCTGGCTTCGTGGCTTTTAGACAATCAGGAGTGGTTTCTATCGAAATGA
- a CDS encoding VanZ family protein, with protein MKKKKQTKMELPFLFLGLACVCLVMIFCFSSQTFSQSNTLSGYLANSICRLLEKGHFRVPDSQNINLIIRKCAHFTEYFLLGLCLSCFSFFRREHFLKKGILCVTLLSFLFACSDEIHQIFVSARTASFWDVLLDTGGAFFAALLLNLLLKRRKRTKS; from the coding sequence ATGAAAAAAAAGAAGCAAACGAAAATGGAACTTCCATTTCTTTTTCTGGGGTTAGCCTGTGTTTGTCTGGTTATGATTTTTTGTTTTTCCAGTCAGACGTTCTCACAAAGCAATACATTAAGCGGATATTTGGCCAACTCTATTTGCAGGCTTTTAGAAAAAGGACATTTTCGTGTTCCTGATTCTCAGAATATCAACTTGATCATTCGAAAATGCGCACATTTTACAGAGTATTTTTTACTGGGGCTCTGCTTAAGTTGTTTTTCTTTTTTCCGGAGAGAGCATTTCCTGAAGAAGGGCATTCTGTGTGTGACACTTTTGTCCTTTTTGTTTGCCTGCAGCGATGAAATCCATCAAATTTTTGTTTCTGCAAGAACAGCTTCCTTTTGGGATGTCCTCCTTGATACAGGAGGCGCCTTTTTTGCTGCACTGCTGCTGAATCTTCTGCTGAAGAGAAGGAAACGTACAAAAAGCTGA
- a CDS encoding polysaccharide biosynthesis protein produces MPVFKGKTLMITGGTGSFGHAVLKKFLVTEIHEIRIFSRDEKKQDEMRHELQAKYPEYFHKVKFYIGDVRNIQSLNDAMPGVDYVFHAAALKEVPSCEFFPMEAVRTNNIGTDNVIHAAVHNHVKNVVCLSTDKAAYPINAMGVSKAMMEHIVYANARVAAAYGTVLCCTRYGNVMCSRGSVIPLFVDQIRNHHPITITDPNMTRFMMNLDEAVDLVMFAFQHANPGDLFIQKADASTIHDLAKAIQELFGDTGTRIIGTRHGEKLFETLMTREERLRSENMGNYYRVAADSRDLNYDQFVVKGEVQTMANESYTSHNTRRLDVEETKQKLLTTDYIREQLAEWKNKK; encoded by the coding sequence ATGCCTGTTTTCAAAGGAAAAACACTGATGATTACGGGCGGCACCGGCAGCTTTGGCCATGCCGTACTGAAAAAATTTCTGGTTACTGAAATTCATGAGATACGCATTTTTTCTCGCGATGAAAAAAAGCAAGATGAGATGCGCCATGAATTGCAGGCAAAATACCCCGAATATTTTCACAAAGTAAAATTTTACATTGGGGATGTACGAAATATACAGTCGCTGAATGACGCAATGCCCGGAGTGGATTATGTATTTCATGCTGCGGCATTAAAAGAGGTGCCTAGCTGCGAATTTTTCCCGATGGAGGCTGTGCGCACAAATAATATTGGTACAGATAATGTCATCCATGCGGCTGTTCATAATCATGTAAAAAATGTTGTCTGCTTATCGACTGATAAAGCAGCTTATCCTATTAACGCAATGGGTGTTTCAAAAGCAATGATGGAGCATATCGTATATGCGAATGCTCGCGTTGCAGCAGCGTACGGGACGGTACTGTGCTGCACACGCTATGGGAATGTCATGTGCAGCCGCGGCAGTGTTATTCCATTATTTGTAGATCAGATTCGCAATCATCACCCGATTACAATTACGGACCCCAATATGACGCGATTTATGATGAATTTGGATGAAGCGGTTGACTTAGTGATGTTTGCTTTCCAACATGCAAATCCGGGTGATTTGTTTATCCAAAAAGCTGACGCTTCCACCATTCATGACTTAGCAAAAGCTATTCAGGAATTGTTTGGAGATACGGGAACCCGTATCATTGGCACACGTCACGGAGAAAAACTTTTTGAAACATTGATGACCCGTGAAGAGCGTCTGCGCAGTGAAAATATGGGAAACTATTATCGCGTAGCGGCTGACAGCCGTGACCTCAATTATGATCAGTTTGTGGTAAAGGGAGAAGTGCAGACGATGGCAAATGAATCCTACACCAGCCACAATACCAGACGGCTTGATGTAGAGGAAACCAAACAAAAATTACTGACCACAGATTACATAAGGGAACAGTTAGCTGAGTGGAAAAATAAAAAATAG
- a CDS encoding NAD-dependent epimerase/dehydratase family protein, translating into MNQSSPILITGSGGFVGKNLVATLKAAGYKDLMCFEKEDTPETLKAFCKRADFVIHLAGINRPKNPSEFYVGNAGLTETLLSNLEEAGSHAPVLVTSSTQAALDNDYGKSKLEAENAVFAHGEKLGSKVYVFRMEGVFGKWCRPNYNSVVATFCYNVAHGMPIQVRDPDYELPLVYIDDVVRCILEAMDGKVSEDSSPRPICHIHPVHKTTLGHLAETIQKFAESRTTLAVPSLAQGTFEKKLYSTYVSYLPEEAFFYPLTMHADQRGSFTEILRTPERGQFSVNIIHPGIVKGNHWHHSKTEKYLVVSGTCTTRLRKLGTDKVYEIVTSSKEMKIIDIPTGYTHNIENTGSTDAAVFMWVNEPFDPQNPDTFMLKV; encoded by the coding sequence ATGAATCAATCATCACCAATCTTAATTACAGGTTCAGGGGGATTTGTGGGGAAAAATTTGGTTGCCACCTTAAAGGCAGCCGGTTATAAAGATTTGATGTGCTTTGAAAAAGAGGATACGCCTGAAACACTGAAAGCATTTTGCAAACGCGCAGATTTTGTGATTCACTTGGCGGGTATCAACCGCCCAAAGAACCCGTCTGAATTTTATGTTGGCAACGCTGGCCTTACGGAAACGCTTCTTTCAAATTTGGAAGAAGCCGGCAGCCACGCCCCTGTGCTGGTAACTTCCAGTACACAGGCAGCGCTTGATAATGATTACGGAAAGAGCAAGCTGGAAGCGGAAAATGCTGTTTTTGCTCATGGGGAAAAGCTGGGGTCTAAAGTCTACGTATTTCGCATGGAAGGGGTATTTGGAAAGTGGTGCCGGCCAAATTACAATAGTGTAGTGGCTACTTTTTGCTATAATGTCGCACATGGAATGCCAATCCAGGTGCGGGACCCTGACTATGAATTGCCGCTTGTCTATATTGATGATGTTGTTCGGTGCATTTTAGAGGCAATGGATGGAAAAGTCAGTGAAGATTCATCGCCGCGCCCTATTTGCCATATTCATCCGGTACATAAGACGACTCTTGGACATTTAGCTGAAACCATTCAAAAGTTTGCAGAAAGCCGCACAACACTTGCTGTCCCCAGCTTAGCCCAAGGCACCTTTGAAAAAAAGCTCTACAGCACCTATGTATCTTATCTTCCGGAAGAAGCTTTTTTTTACCCGCTTACCATGCATGCTGATCAGCGAGGCAGCTTTACGGAAATTTTGCGCACACCCGAGCGCGGTCAGTTCAGTGTAAATATCATACATCCGGGTATTGTAAAAGGAAATCACTGGCATCATTCTAAGACAGAAAAGTATCTGGTCGTATCTGGTACCTGCACCACGCGGCTGCGCAAACTGGGTACGGACAAAGTATATGAAATTGTTACTTCCAGTAAAGAAATGAAGATCATTGATATTCCTACTGGCTATACGCACAATATTGAAAATACCGGCAGCACAGATGCGGCTGTTTTTATGTGGGTCAATGAGCCGTTTGACCCACAAAACCCGGATACTTTTATGCTGAAAGTGTGA
- the wecB gene encoding UDP-N-acetylglucosamine 2-epimerase (non-hydrolyzing), translating to MKKIKLMTIIGTRPEIIRLSAVIKKCDQYFDQILVHTGQNYDYCLNQVFFEDLGLRAPDFYLDAVGKNLGETIGSIISKSYTLMTEQKPDALLILGDTNSCLAAISAKRLHIPIFHMEAGNRCFDECLPEETNRRIVDHISDVNLCYSEHARRYLNAEGICKERTFVTGSPMAEVLHANFKQIEASNILERLQLEPQKYMLLSAHREENIDTEKNFVDLFTSINALAEKYDLPILYSCHPRSKKYLAARHFKLDPRVKLHEPLGFHDYNHLQMNAYCVISDSGTLPEESSFFTSVGHPFPAVCIRTSTERPEALDKGCFVLAGISQGGVEQAVETAIAMNKNGDIGTPVPCYMESVSTKVVKIIQSYTGIVNKTVWKKY from the coding sequence ATGAAAAAGATCAAACTTATGACGATCATCGGTACAAGGCCAGAGATTATCCGTTTGTCGGCTGTCATTAAAAAATGCGATCAGTATTTTGACCAGATACTGGTTCATACAGGCCAAAATTATGATTATTGCCTCAATCAGGTTTTTTTTGAAGATTTGGGCCTGCGTGCACCGGATTTTTATTTAGATGCAGTAGGGAAAAATTTGGGAGAAACGATCGGCAGCATTATTTCAAAAAGCTATACCTTAATGACAGAGCAAAAACCGGATGCGCTGTTGATCTTAGGAGATACCAACAGCTGCTTAGCCGCAATTTCAGCCAAGCGCCTTCATATTCCCATTTTTCACATGGAGGCAGGAAACCGCTGCTTTGATGAATGCTTGCCGGAAGAAACCAACCGGCGTATTGTGGACCATATTTCAGATGTGAATCTATGTTATTCTGAGCATGCCCGCCGGTATTTGAATGCAGAGGGTATTTGCAAAGAACGTACTTTTGTTACAGGCAGCCCTATGGCCGAAGTGCTGCATGCAAATTTTAAACAGATAGAAGCCAGCAATATTCTTGAGCGGTTGCAATTAGAGCCGCAGAAATATATGCTTCTTTCCGCACACCGAGAAGAGAATATTGATACAGAGAAGAATTTCGTAGATTTGTTTACAAGCATCAATGCCTTGGCGGAAAAATACGATCTTCCCATTTTGTATTCCTGCCACCCGCGCAGCAAAAAATATTTGGCCGCTCGGCATTTCAAGCTGGATCCGCGCGTGAAACTCCATGAACCTTTGGGTTTTCATGATTACAACCATTTGCAGATGAATGCGTATTGTGTCATTTCCGATTCCGGGACACTGCCGGAAGAATCCAGTTTCTTCACCAGTGTGGGTCATCCGTTCCCCGCCGTATGTATTCGCACCTCTACAGAGCGCCCTGAAGCATTGGATAAAGGCTGCTTTGTGTTAGCGGGTATTTCACAGGGCGGAGTCGAACAAGCTGTGGAAACGGCAATTGCCATGAACAAGAATGGGGATATCGGCACCCCTGTACCGTGTTATATGGAATCTGTTTCGACAAAAGTTGTAAAAATCATCCAGAGCTATACGGGCATCGTCAACAAAACAGTTTGGAAAAAATATTGA
- a CDS encoding glycosyltransferase family 4 protein: MESKQKVLLVHNFYKIGGGEHTVYENERRLLQEHGHEVYTYTRDNHELDTSLTKKLLLPFTTVFSFKTFREAKSLIQEKHIDLVHCHNTFPLISPSIYYAAQSCGIPILQTIHNFRFLCPCGIFYRNGQICEDCVNNGLHCAIQHGCYRQSKLQTAVVVNMLWLHRKMGTYQKIHYIFLTEFNRQKFQKLLGTHLKTEFVKPNFEYVNIQPAPQKCIHHRRYVFVGRLDESKGIGFLLKVWAKAKGRELVIFGSGAMEPQVKNAAAKNAKIIFKGFQNRETILKELSTAEAMIFSSEWYEGFSMTLIEAFAAGTPVVCSNIGNSADIVQNAKAGCLYKLYDAEDFIRQIENIERKNTEFRTNARRAYEQFYTPDKNYEILKHIYDKVCESNHERTAG, translated from the coding sequence TTGGAAAGCAAACAAAAAGTCCTTCTCGTTCATAATTTTTATAAAATTGGTGGAGGCGAACACACGGTTTATGAAAATGAACGGCGTCTTCTTCAGGAACATGGACATGAAGTATATACATATACCCGCGACAATCATGAATTAGATACTTCACTGACAAAAAAATTGCTTTTGCCCTTTACAACAGTATTTTCTTTTAAAACATTCCGGGAAGCAAAGTCGCTAATTCAAGAAAAGCATATAGACTTAGTTCATTGTCATAACACATTCCCGCTCATAAGTCCTTCCATTTATTACGCCGCCCAAAGCTGCGGCATACCGATCCTTCAAACGATTCATAATTTCCGCTTTTTGTGCCCATGCGGAATCTTTTACCGCAATGGGCAGATATGCGAAGATTGTGTAAACAATGGCCTCCACTGTGCTATTCAGCACGGCTGTTACCGTCAATCAAAATTACAGACAGCAGTTGTTGTTAATATGCTTTGGCTGCACCGAAAGATGGGTACCTATCAAAAAATCCATTACATATTTTTAACGGAATTCAACCGCCAAAAGTTTCAAAAGCTTTTGGGCACCCATCTGAAAACGGAGTTTGTAAAACCAAATTTTGAGTATGTCAATATACAGCCTGCACCACAGAAATGTATCCATCACAGAAGGTATGTTTTCGTTGGCAGACTCGACGAAAGCAAAGGAATTGGCTTTTTGCTAAAGGTTTGGGCAAAGGCCAAAGGAAGAGAATTAGTGATTTTCGGGTCTGGTGCAATGGAACCACAGGTCAAAAATGCCGCTGCCAAGAATGCTAAAATTATTTTTAAAGGCTTTCAAAACAGGGAAACAATTTTGAAAGAATTGAGCACAGCGGAGGCCATGATATTTTCGAGTGAATGGTATGAAGGCTTTAGTATGACATTAATAGAAGCCTTTGCCGCGGGGACACCAGTTGTTTGCTCAAACATAGGGAATTCTGCAGATATTGTCCAAAACGCGAAAGCGGGCTGTTTATATAAGCTCTATGATGCAGAAGACTTTATACGGCAAATTGAGAACATTGAGAGAAAAAACACGGAATTTAGAACAAACGCACGTCGTGCCTATGAGCAGTTTTATACTCCAGATAAAAATTACGAAATATTAAAGCACATATATGATAAGGTGTGTGAATCAAATCATGAGAGAACCGCGGGTTAA
- a CDS encoding WecB/TagA/CpsF family glycosyltransferase, with protein MREPRVNIIGVPISAVNMESCIKNIFANWEAACGNYICVSNVHTTVMAHNHPEYLKIQKDSFLSVPDGKPLSVLGKKQYPEMGRVTGPDLMRRIFEESKVRPLRHYFYGNTREHLDQLLQKLAVDYPWVKIVGSEPSVFRDMTPQEEQQLVERINSTNPDFVWVALGAPRQEFFCSRMKGKIQGLMVGVGGAFNVLAGIVPEAPKWMQNCSLEWLYRLMQEPRRLFKRYFATNLEFIFYLIH; from the coding sequence ATGAGAGAACCGCGGGTTAATATTATTGGCGTACCAATCTCTGCTGTGAATATGGAAAGCTGTATAAAGAATATTTTTGCTAATTGGGAAGCCGCGTGTGGAAATTATATTTGTGTTTCTAATGTACATACGACAGTCATGGCACACAATCATCCGGAGTACCTCAAAATACAGAAAGATTCATTTCTTTCTGTACCAGATGGCAAACCGCTTTCTGTCCTCGGCAAAAAACAATATCCGGAAATGGGCCGAGTCACAGGGCCTGATCTCATGCGGCGAATTTTTGAAGAGTCCAAAGTCAGACCGCTCCGTCATTACTTTTATGGAAACACGCGGGAACATTTGGACCAACTTCTGCAAAAGCTTGCGGTAGACTATCCGTGGGTGAAAATTGTGGGGAGTGAGCCCTCTGTTTTTCGGGATATGACTCCCCAGGAGGAGCAACAGCTTGTTGAGCGCATTAACTCAACCAATCCGGATTTCGTTTGGGTAGCACTAGGAGCACCGCGGCAGGAATTCTTTTGCTCACGAATGAAAGGAAAAATTCAGGGCCTTATGGTGGGAGTAGGCGGCGCGTTCAATGTGTTGGCGGGCATTGTTCCAGAGGCCCCAAAATGGATGCAGAACTGTAGCCTGGAATGGCTTTATCGCTTAATGCAGGAGCCAAGGCGGCTTTTCAAGCGGTACTTTGCAACCAACTTAGAATTTATCTTTTATCTAATTCATTAA
- a CDS encoding glycosyltransferase has product MSAKVSVVVPVYKVEKYLNACVSSLVNQTLKEMEIILVDDGSSDNCPQMCDNWALRDKRIKVVHQKNRGISAARNVGVSVASGTYLAFVDSDDTVMPQMYERLLKTAEEKQADVVFCGLQRVNVAHVPKMKETAISPELLTTESALVLGLTGKMPLYGCNFLVKLSDWNHLPLKFDETLCFQEDAELVFRMIANAEKIAYLPEPLYCYWRHGGAMTVAPKLQYVAAIPVLLKKIKLTLKGSKDSVCRALSVYEVSEYTFAYHLYLCSKEPNKPKQLRAEVLTDLREGVRRCPFHDWRKNSNALETLLSVLHLLPLAVWVRYGRKD; this is encoded by the coding sequence ATGAGCGCAAAGGTTTCCGTTGTCGTTCCAGTTTACAAAGTAGAAAAATACCTGAATGCCTGTGTGAGCAGTCTTGTAAATCAGACCTTAAAGGAAATGGAAATCATTTTGGTCGATGACGGATCTTCAGATAACTGCCCCCAAATGTGCGATAACTGGGCGCTGCGCGATAAACGGATAAAAGTTGTTCATCAGAAAAACAGAGGGATCTCTGCCGCAAGGAATGTGGGTGTCTCAGTGGCTTCAGGAACTTACCTTGCGTTTGTGGACAGCGATGATACCGTTATGCCGCAGATGTATGAGCGCCTTTTGAAAACGGCGGAGGAAAAGCAGGCCGACGTTGTATTTTGCGGATTACAAAGAGTCAATGTGGCTCATGTGCCGAAAATGAAGGAAACAGCTATTTCGCCAGAGCTACTCACCACGGAGTCAGCACTGGTCTTAGGCCTGACCGGAAAAATGCCGCTATACGGTTGTAACTTTTTGGTGAAATTAAGTGACTGGAACCACCTGCCTTTGAAATTTGATGAAACTCTTTGTTTCCAGGAAGATGCCGAGCTGGTTTTTCGCATGATTGCAAATGCAGAGAAAATAGCGTATTTGCCAGAGCCGCTCTATTGTTACTGGAGACATGGCGGTGCCATGACAGTTGCTCCAAAACTGCAGTATGTTGCGGCAATCCCTGTACTTCTAAAAAAAATCAAGTTGACACTGAAAGGGTCAAAGGATTCTGTTTGCCGGGCGCTTTCTGTGTATGAAGTATCAGAATATACATTTGCCTATCATCTTTATCTTTGCAGCAAAGAACCAAACAAGCCCAAACAACTTAGAGCGGAAGTGCTGACGGACTTGCGTGAGGGGGTGCGCCGGTGCCCTTTTCATGACTGGCGAAAAAACAGCAATGCGCTGGAGACGCTTTTATCTGTGCTCCATTTGCTGCCACTTGCTGTTTGGGTTCGTTATGGGAGGAAAGACTAA